AGACTTTAAGGAAGTTCTCATCAACCGAAGAGACATGCTATCGGATCCTCAAAAGAAGCGTGTGGATAAGCTGTTGAAGAAATGCAATTAATTTTGATAACGGTGCAATTATTCCAACAACCGTGCAATTATTCTCGAGTACGGGCCAATTATTCCAACAACCGTGCAATTCTCCACGTGAACGGCCACAATTATCCCGAGTACAGTACAATTATTCCCTAAAACAGTTTCAAATGAAAAGAACTGCTGGGGAATGGCTTTCGCCGTCATAGCGGGGCCATTTTTTTATTAATTCCATACCTGCTCATTATCATTTTCTTTGATTTCAGCTAAAAAACTCCTTTTGATAAGGAGTTTTAATAAATTTTCCCTACATACTCTCTCACATTTGTTATTAAGCCTCTGTATTTTCTTCAGATACACCAAAAAGCAGCCCTTGATTATCCAAGCAATAAGCGAAGTAACCCATCCCCGGGACTGCTGTTTTTTGCACTACTACCTTGCCTCCATTATCTACAACAATCTTAAGATAGTCGTCAACCGAAGAGACTTCAATGGAATTTGTCGTTCTGGTAGCGCCATCAGGAGATTTCATTAATCCTCCATCGATACCAGGTCTATCACTTTCACCTGTCAAAATAAACCAATAGTCGTGCGTCCCAGGCATCTTTTCAAACTTCCAGCCAAAACAATTTGAATAAAACTCAATTGCTTCTTCAGGATTTGGAACCTGAAATTCAAATCGTAAAACTTTACTCATATCACAACCTCCTAATTTTTATAGAACTTACGTTCGTATTTCTATAATAATTGAAGATGCTTATTCTGGCTAGTCCATCTAATTTTTTTCTCACTTAATCTGCTTTAAAGCCGATTTAACGTTCATATACGTTTTTAATGATTTAAACTCTACATGGAGCTGCGCCATAGCCATTGCGAGGTTTGGCTTTATTCCAGTAACTATGAGTTCTGTTCCTGTTAGATTAATTAAATTGTTCAGCTTAAAAATAGCGTCCGCAACAAATGAATCTACTTCAACAAGCCCCGAAAGATCAATGATAAAGTAGTCATCTTTCGCATCTGTTATGTAGGTTGACACAGTGGAAATTAAATTTTCGAAGCGAACTTCAGTTAGAGTTCCAATAATAGGAAGGATACTGAGTCCGTCTCTTACCGGTACAATTGGCGTCGAAAGCTTATACATTTCATCCGTAAATTCTGACAGCTGTTTTTGCCGATTGATATCCTCGGTAACGTCCTTTTGCAGCCCGACAAAATAAAGCTTTCCTTCCTCTTCCATCCAAAGAGGCTCAATGGTTAGTTCATTCCAAAATTCTGTTCCGTCTTTTCGATAATTTAACAGCTGAGTCTTAATGGAATTCCGATTATCAATTGCCTCCCGAATCTTTCGAACAGATTCCTTGTCCGTTCCCTGTCCTTGCAGAAGTCTGCAATTTTTTCCGATTAGCTCCTCTTCAGAATATCCAGTCATCTTTAAAAAACCATTGTTCACATAAACAATTGGATTATCCTCGAGTGTAGGATCAGTGATCGTGACGCCTACTTCCGCGTAATCCAGAGCTTTATTTATCAGTTTCTGATTTTTAGGAGTGTCAGATTCCAGGTTCATTTTTCTTGGTCTCTCCTTCTTACTTGGTAAAAATGTAATACATAAAACTCGTACGATTTAATAACCTTTATGATATTCCCTTATTCTTTATGTTTCAAACCATTTTTTTACCTTCCATCTTTTTGCGGAGAGTTTTTTATTTTATACTAAATGAAATAAACGTTTGTTTAATGATTAAAGGAGTGGGGATATGGATATCCCAATTGAATTGTTTGATGCCTGCAAAAAAAGAATTTCTCCTTTTCAGGTAGAAGGTTTTCTTCTTGGCGGGGGTTCAGAAACAGCTGAAATTATGATTGTTGGCGAAGCACCCGGCGAACAAGAAATCATCAAAGAAATTCCTTTTTGCGGAAGAGCAGGTGTTGAGCTCGATCGATTTCTTGAGCATGCCGAACTTAACAGAGAAGAAATCTACATCACTAGCACAGTCCGCAGCAGGCCATTTCGCGTGAAGGAAAAAATCATTCGGGGCAAAAAGGTGATTAAGAAAGAAAATCGAAAGCCAAATAAAAAGGAGATCATTGCCCATGCACCTTTGCTTGATTATCAAATCAAAAAAATCAAGCCGTACATCATCGTCGCATTGGGTGCTGTCGCTTTTGAGCGGCTGACCGGAAAAAAGGAGAAAATGACGGAAATTCACGGGAAAGCCTGCCAAACTTCAATTCTTGAACTTGACAGCCTAGAAAATAATCAGCTGGTGTTGGGAGAGGAGGAATATATCCTTTTTCCAACCTTCCACCCGGCCAGCATTTTTTACAATCGCTCATTATTACCCCTTATTTATGAGGATTTTGAAAAATTGAAACAGCTTAGCGGAGGAACGAAAGATGACAAACGTAATGCTTGATTATTACCAATTAAAATATCTTCCTGCTTTAACGGTCTACGAGCTTCCTGAAGAACAAGCCAAATATACTGCTTTGCCAGCCAATATGCTTTATTCATCGGAAACAAAATCACCGATCGTCATCTTAGCCAACGAAGAAGTAGTCGGTTTTTTTGTTCTACATACAGGAGAAATCGTCAAGAATTACACTGATATCTCAACAGCTATCCTATTAACCTCTTTTTCGATTGATTTTCGTAAGCAAAGAATGGGATTTGCCCATCATGGGCTGCTCGCCTTAAATGACTTTGTAAAAAAACATCATTCCGAAATTACAGATGTTGTTCTCTCTGTAAACCTAAAAAACATGCCTGCGCGGAGACTGTATGAACAGGTTGGGTTTCTCGATACAGGAAAACGAATGGAAGGCGTGATGGGCGAGCAGCTTGTGCTGAGGAAGAGGATTGTATGAGATTGTTCAATCTACGTGCCTAAGTCAGCTTTTTCATTAATCTTAAGCACGTAGGATTTGATCGCGACTGGCCAAGCTTGAGATGAGCATACCTCAGTCTTTATCCTCTATGCTCTCTAACATTGCCATCCCTTCAGCCTCTGCAATTAACTTGAGTACGTCTGGAGCTTGAGGGTCACTGCTAAAATTGATTTCTTTCATTGCCGCTTCCCTATCGTATGTCGTTCTCCGAAACTCATACTCTCCTGGGCCAAGTAAGAGCCAATAAGCACCTGGGTGGTCAGCAAATGGCATTCCTACACTCCCGGCATTAAGAACACACACCCCTCCTACCTGCTGCTTAAACTGAATATGGGTATGTCCGCAAACAACAATTTGCTGATCAACATTATTAAAGATGGCGGTAAGTCGTTCCATTGAGGTATTTGGTGTAAAGATCTCCTCGTCACTACGCGGTGTGGCATGGCAGAATAAGATATCCCCTAATCCTTCAACACTAAGTGTTATATGTTCTGGCAGCTGGGCGAGGAAATCTCTGTGGGAATGTGTTAACTGTTTAGCGACCCATTGCTGACTCTTACGTCCTTTCTCCGTCAAATGGGAGAGAGACTGACCATCAAATGCAATGACAACTTCCCGATCTCCATTGCCGCGGATGAAGCGTACCTTATCACCTTCTAAAGAAAGACGGTCCAGTGTTTGTACAGGCATGGGTCCAGAGACGATATCTCCTCCAATGATAATTAGGTCAGGTTGTACCTCCTTGAGCTCCTCAAACACTGCATTCAGTGCAGGCAGGTTCCCATGAATATCATAAAGTGCAGCAATTTTCACTTCTCCAACTCCTTCCAAAAAGTGAGATCACCTAATAAGTTCTTCCATAGTTCATTTAATACCTTTTTTCTAGATTTATTAAAAAAGCCTCTATCCAGGTTTACTCCTGGATAAAGGCTGTTCTCTTCATGAATTGCTGCTTATACTTTCATTCTTTTGCAAAACAGAAACTTCTACATTTACCGTATCAGGATATTTGATTCCTGCTCCAGTATTTAACGCAACTACGGTTTCGTTTTCTTTGATCCAATTTTTCTTTCTAAGTTCTCTGGCCGCAGCAAAGGTAGCAGCGCCTTCGGGACATATAAAGGCTCCATCAAGATAGGCGATTTTCTTTTGCTCCTCAAGAATCACAGCATCCTCAATCGAAATCGCACATCCGTCCGTTTCATAGATCGCTTCAAGCACGAGAAAGTCTCCGAGTGCTTTTGGAACGTTTATGCCAAATGCAATTGTTTGGGAGTCTTCCCAAAATTCCGATTCGGAGTTTCTTTCTTCCCAAGCTTTGACGATCGGGGCGCAGTTTTCTGCCTGGACGGCCACGAGCCTCGGCAGCTCGCCTTTTACCCAGCCCAGCTCTTTTAGCTCTGAGAGTGCTTTGTATATACCAATAATGCCTACTCCCCCTCCGGTAGGATAGAGAATGACATCAGGAAGCGACCAATTCATTTGTTCGGCAATTTCCAGCCCCATTGTCTTCTTTCCTTCTATACGATAAGGCTCTTTTAACGTTGAAGCATCGTAAAGACCGAAATCTTGTATAGCCTTTCCTACAATTTTTCCTGCATCGCTAATCAAGCCATCCACCAAATATAAGTTGGATCCGGAAATAGCAGTTTCATTTCTTGTGATCTTTGGAGCGTCCACAGGCATTACCACCGTTGATTTCAAGCCTGCTCTGGCTGCATAAAGCGCCCAGGCAGCTCCGGCATTTCCATTGGTCGGCATAGCGAGTTCAGTAACGCCGAGCTCCTTTGCTTTTGAAACTCCTACCGCTGCCCCCCTTGCTTTAAAAGAACCGGTTGGCACGATGCCTTCGTCCTTCATGAAAAGCCGCTGAATATTCATATCCGCTTCCGAACGCTTCATTGGGAGAAGCGGTGTCATCCCTTCTCCGAGCGATACAATATGTTCAGGATTCGTCACCGGCAAAAGCTCGTGATATCTCCAAAGGGAATTCTCTCTTTCTTTTAATTGATCTGGTTTTAATTTTGCCCGCAGCTCTTGCAGATGATAGCGGACAAGGAGCGGAGAACCGCAGCTGCATAACTGCTGAATTTCGTTATGAGGAAATTCCCGATTGCATTTAGGGCATTCCAAGTGTGAGATGTAGCTATGTGTCATTGATACGCCTCCTGTTAGATGCTTAATGATATGATTGTGATTGCAGCATATTGCCGGAAAATCAGAAAAATCGCAGAGAGCTAACTTAATAGAAAAAAGCTGTTATTACACTTATAATAACAGCTTTTAACCCTATATTTGAAGCTCATCACATATTAGTTGCACGGGTATCTATCTTACTTTAACGGCTGTTCAGAAGCTGTCTGGTCCACTCCCCTAGGCTTGCTTTTTATTTCATGAATCAGTACGTCAAGTGAGGTTTCCAAACGATTCGTCAGTTCCTCCGTTAACTCAAATTGATTCGCATCAACTCTGGTAATCCATTGATCGAGGGCATAGACGCCGTTAAGAATATTGGTGGCCCCCAGTGCTGAGACAACCGGTTTTAGTGAATAATCGATCGCTAAAAAGTGCGCGATCGTACCGCCGACAAATAACGGATAAACAATTTTTCCTTGAAGACCTTTTTGCGGGATTAAATCAAGGAATGTTTTTAATACGCCTGTGTATGAAGCTTTGTAAACAGGGCTTGCAATAATCGCGGCTGTCGCTTTTTCAACTTTTGCTTGAGCTTCCTTAATGGCCTCGCTGGCAAAATTGGCTTTGATTAAGTCTTCACTCGGGAGCTCTGAAACGATAAGATGGTCAACTTCAAAACCTGATTCCTCTAGTTTGTTTTGGCTGTAATCAATGATTCCATTCAAACGTGACCCGGGAGTTGGACTGCCAGAAATAATTAGTACGTTACTCATATTTTTCTACCTCCTAATGAAAATACTCGTGAAATAATAAACCAAGTAAATCAGTTGCTTTTTTCATACTATACCATGATCGTATTAGAAAGTGTAGGTGAATCAAAATATATAGCTAAAACAGACAAGCTAAAGATTGAATCAGTAGATAAAAAAATCCAGTCTAAGACTGGAAAATGGGGGATGATGAAGAAGGTATTGTGATTTTTTCTAAAGAGGTGATGGTAGGCCTGTTTAGTTCCTTACGTTTCGACCAGTTCGCGCGGCTTGCCGCTTAAGAATCGAACGGAATCGGCGACTACATCCGTTACATAGACGCGGTTGCCATCTGCATTTTCATAGTTGCGGGTTTGAATTCTTCCGCTTACGCCGACAATAGAACCTTTGCGACAGTAATTTGTTGTGTTCTCGGCCGTTTTTCTCCAAAGGGTGCAGTTGACGAAATCGGTTTCGATATCACCTTCGGAATTTCTGAAGTTGCGGTTTACAGCTAGTGTGACAGTGGCCACAGGTGCGCCATCAGACGTATAACGAAGCTCGGGGTCCTTCGTCAATCGTCCGACCAGCATGACTTGATTAAACATTCACTTCCTCCTTTCAGCTAAGGTGGTACCATTGTAATCGAGATTGCCACAGAAGGAAAAAAGCGATAAAACGATTATACAGTCGTTAAACCAGAGGTTTTTCTCTCTTTATTGGTGCAGCTTTTACTTTCCTGTACTTTATTGAAGTGAAATCCTTATTTTATTAAGTTTGCTATTTACATTCACGCTCTGTAGCTTTGCTTTCTCAATTCTGTGCTATAATGAACGAGGAGAAATTTACAGTCTGCGGGGTGAATGTAATGAAAACCTTTAAGCTGATCGACTTGGCGATTGAGGAACGAGTCGATGGCACCGAGACTCACAAAGAAATTCATATCGATCAAGGTCTTGTCATTAATCAGGAGGAAAGCGATAATCATTGGTTGCTTGAATGTGTCATATCAAATGATCAGAGGGATACATTCGAAAAGTATCTGGACAAGAATGAAGAATTCAATATATGGGTTACCATTACTAAAAAAACCAATCATCCTGCCCACTTATTAGTAACGGCTAAAAATATAATCACCCTGGATAAGGGCGTTTCCATTTTGCTTGATGGAAGAATGGTTTCCAATCGGTTCAAACAGGAATCTGAGGGAATCCTTGAAGAACTGCTTGAAGAAGGATATACCGGACAAGAGCTTTTGGAGAACTTTCGGAAAAATCTGTATTCGTAACCACCGAATAAAAATAGTGGATCAGCCATGTTGTGTGAAACATAGCTGATCCACTATTTTTCATTTCGTCTGAACTAAAGCTTGTTTTCAAATGTCAAGCATTTTTTGTTTGCTATTATACTTTCGAAAATCGAATCAACCATGTAAAATGTAAGGCGATAATGAGGAGGTGTGTTATGAAAAACATCATTTACATTGTGATTGGAACGTTTTTATTCGCCATTTCAGTTACGTTGCTTGCAATGCCTAACCATATCGCTGAAGGCGGAATTGTTGGTCTGTCTCTATTAATTTATTTCGGTTTAGGGATATCTCCCAGTATCTCTAACCTTGTTATATTTATTATATTATTAGCGGTTGGAATTAAATTCCTCCCACGTCACATGATTTACAAAACGATATTAAATGTTCCCCTTTTGTCATTATTCATTTATCTTACAGAAAATCTGGGCAAGCCTATGGAAGATCCGTTGCTTGCTGCAATTTTTGCCGGTCTTTTAACCGGTGTAGGTTTTGGTCTCATTTATCAAGCAGGAAGTTCAGTAGGGGGAACTTCAATCATAGCATTGATGTTAAAAGTGCGTTTAGGCTGGAATTTAACCGGAACCGGATTTGCACTTGATGCACTTGTCGTGTTGGCCGGAATTTTTATTATCGGGCCTGTCTATACAATGTACACTTTAATCGCACTCTTTATCGGGAAATTAGCAACTGATTATGTTCTTGGCGGTTTTGATTCTAAAAAAGCAGTCAATATCATTTCTCCCAAAATCCAAGAGATTTCACATAGAGTCATGAATGAAATGTCTTCAAGTGCAACGATGTTTGAAGGTCATGGCGAGTATACCAAAGAAAAACGAAGTGTCCTTTATGTAGTTGTTCGCTCACATCGATTGTTGCATTTAAAAAGGCTTATAAAAGAAATTGATCCGAATGCTTTTGTTGTTATTCACAACGTCAAAGACGTCTCGGGAGGAACTTTTTTTGCAACACATCATAGCTATTATGGGCAGGAATCAACAACTGTCCCTCAAAATAAAGGAAACAACATTTAGTTATATATGAAAAGCGGCTTTGTTCGTAAAATTAACGTCCTAAGCCGCTTTTCTTTTTTTATAAAATTTCATGCTCTATAATTTGTAGAGAACTATATTTTAAGCAACGGAGGCATCATAATGACACAAACATTTGACGCACTGATTGTTAACAAGCACGATGAAAAATTTACTGTAGGTATTGATAGATTGTCTTCTAAAGATTTACCTGAAGGCGAAGTGTTAATACGTGTCCATTATTCTAGTGTGAACTATAAAGATAGCCTTGCAGCAATTCCGAACGGTAATATTGTGAAAAAATATCCATTTGTACCTGGAATTGATTTGGCTGGCGTTGTCGTCTCTTCCGATGACTCTCGTTTTCAAGAAGGAGACGCGGTTATCGCAACGAGCTACGATATAGGAGTATCTCATTATGGCGGTTACAGTGAGTTTGCCCGTATTCCGGCAGATTGGATCGTACCATTGCCGAAAGGACTCACTTTACGGGAAGCGATGATTATCGGCACGGCCGGCTTCACAGCTGCCTTATCAATTCAAGATTTAGAACAGAATCATCTCTCGCCGCAAAAAGGAAAAGTTCTAGTTACCGGCTCAACAGGAGGGGTTGGCAGCTTTGCTGTTGCACTTCTTTCGTCTCTAGGTTATGAAGTAGAAGCAAGTACTGGCAAAGAGTCTGAAGAAGACTATTTAAAAGGGCTCGGAGCCTCTTCTATCGTTTCTCGGGATAAGGTTTATAACGGGACATTAAAAGCTCTGGGCAAACAGGAATGGGCTGCGGCTGTCGATCCCGTTGGCGGGGAGCCTTTAGCTTCGATCTTAAGTCAGCTGCAAAATGGCGGAGCTGTCGCTGTAAGCGGGTTAACTGCTGGAACAAAAGTGCCTACCTCGGTGTTTCCGTTTATCCTAAGAGGGATAAAATTGTTAGGAATTGATTCTGTCTATTGTCCGATGGAAACACGAATGAAAGTATGGGAACGGCTCGCAACAGATTTAAAGCCTGCAAACCTTGAAGACTTTATCCACCAGGAGGTCACATTACATGAGCTTCCTGATGCTCTTCCTACACTATTAAAAGGGCAAGTTCGCGGAAGGACGCTTGTTAAAATCAGTTCTAACATCTGAAAAAGCAGGGGATCCAATGATTTCCTTTGATATTGACGGTATGCTGGAATGATCGGTATATGGTTTAAATAGATGGGATAAACAACGTCAGAAAGAAGTGATTGGCATACACTCACTTTCGAAACTGTTATCAGTTCTTCCCTAAATTAAAAAGAGAGTACATATTTATTGTTAATATGTGCTCTCCTTTTGCGTTTCTATTCTATGTTCTTTCCCGCTCATTTTTTAAAAGATCGCGGATTTCACGCAACAGCTCTTCCTGCGGATCAACAGGGGTCTCTTTGACTTCTTCTTTTTTCTTATGCCTCAATACGTAACGAATCACGATAAAAATTGAGAAGGCAACGATAAAGAAATTAACAACGGTCTGTATGAAGGCACCATATTTTATGTCGTAGTAAGTTAAAGATGAAAAATCAACCCGTCCAATAAGCAATAACACGACAGGCATGATGATATCATTTACCAAAGAAGTGACAATCTTACTAAATGCTGATCCGATAATGACCGCGATAGCAAGGTCGATAATATTACCTTTGATTGCAAATGCTTTAAACTCTTTCCACACGGACTTCACCTGCTTTCATTTTATTTCCGTTACTAATATGACGGTTAATGAGAGCAGTGTCAAGGCGGGATGCTCCATTATAGTTTTCTGTAGGCACGCCTTTCTGCGTATTCGCTGCAGGTCGGGCAGACTTTTATGATCTCTCCACGATCATCTAGGTATTTCCTAAGGCCGCTCCGTTTTTTCTTGCAAATGGCACATTTGGATTGGAATAGAGAAAACATGCTCAATTTTTTCACTCCCCTTTTATTGGCATTAACACGAAAGATTACAGACGAGCAATATTAATAAAAGGTTGTGTAACACTGACAGTTGAGGATACAAATTTCCTGATATGTATCTTTCTTCGATTTTAATACATTTCCCAGGAGGGCAACAGAAATTTGTAACTTATGCTATCGTAAAGTTCTAATTGGGATTCATTTAGATAGATGAGTATTTCTTATTCCTGTGCCTAGCGACATCGTTAATGTAAGAGGCCTATTATTTAGTAGGTCTTTTATCATTTTCTTGTTTTGTGAACAAATTCCAATTGTATTTTTTCTGGGAAGGAACGGACGAAAGACTTATTACTGAGTAGGTCTTTAATTTCAAAATATTGTAAATAGATGGACTGAGTTGGTGCATAGTGCTATTGTTAAATAGTTGGAAAATCAATCTACGTTGGTGCATAGGCATTTATTCGCAAAGATCAAGGATATGGGGTTAATGTTAAACATATTTGGGGATATCCAATCCCTGCGGTATGAAATACTTACTAATAGTAAAGTTAAATTTGTTTGGAGTGATAGCATGCCTAATAATAACAACCGTGATATGAAAAAAAAGATGCTTTTTTGGTTAATTATCATGATACTTTTCTTAGTTGCATGGTTTGTACAAAAGTCAATTAGTTAACATAATCACCTATAGGATAGTAAAATCCAAGTCAATCGCTGTATTCGCTCAAATAATCGAAAATGCGATCCTGTCCTTATTTTTGCGATCTTCATGATTTATTTGCGATCTTACGTTTTTGCGGTCTTCACAAAAACGGACTGCCAGCATAGCCGGCAGCCTGTTTTAGTTTTCTTTGTCTCCAAGCGCAAACATAATCTCTGTTTCGCAGACGATTTCTCCATCAACGGTGGCTACGCCTTTTCCTTTGCCGATCGGGCCGCGTACGCGCGTCATTTCAACCTCGAGATGAAGCTGGTCACCCGGTTTCACTTGCTTTTTAAAGCGGCAATTATCAATTCCGGTAAAGAAGGCAAGCCTTCCTTTGTTTTCTTCCTTTATTAGCATCGCGACGGCACCTACTTGGGCAAGTGCTTCTACGATAAGCACACCCGGCATAACCGGATAGTCGGGAAAATGGCCATTAAAGAATTCTTCGTTGGCTGAAACGTTTTTGTAGCCGACCGCCCGTTTTCCTTCTTCAATTTCAGTAATACGATCAACCAGAAGAAATGGGTATCGATGAGGAATGATTTCTTTAATTTGCTGAATATCAAGCATGTGTTTAAAATCTCCTTTACATATCAATCAGTTAGGGTTCGACGCACAGGTCGACGGGGTTTTTGCTATCATTCAATTATCTGATTGTCAGGTGAAGCCATTTTGCATGTAAGGGCAGTTGTTCCTCCCGTTTAATGCGAGGCATCGATACTTGCCGAATGAAGCGAACGATCAATCCACTTTTTTATTCACGAGATCATACAGGTGCTGAAATGTGTCCCATTTCAACGCGTCTCCCGCGTTTCCATCACCTATCACGCTATAGCCGACGATCCATCCGCCAATAAGTGCCAAGACCATAAAGAAAGCAACCAAAATAAGCCGCAGCCAAATTGGAATCAAACGCACCCGAACATTCCAAATCGTCGGCTTTTTTTCTTTTGTTTTTGCTGCTTTTCGTCTCTTGTATCTGGTGTTCACCTGCACTTCAGAATTTGGGCTCACTTGTAAAACTCCTTTTTACTGTTCCTAAAAGGTAATTTTACCTCACTCCGTTAATTAAGCCAAGCATTTGGTCACCTAAAGTTACGGCCCGTGCATTCATTTCATACGACCTTTGAGAAGTCATCAAATCGGTCATTTCTTCCATATGATCGACATTGGACATTTCGAGCGCTCCCTGCTTAATGGATACGTCTCTGCCAGCTCCGTTAAGGTTTATAAAAGCATCGCCCTCGGCGGGATCGATCGAGAAAAGATTTCCGCCTTCCTCTTTTAAGGCTTGAGGCTTCGTTACGGTTGCCACGCCAAGATCAAACTGTTCAGTAACACCTGCATCTTGAGGAACAACTGTCAGTCCGCCGTTCTCATTGACATTTAGTTCTTTATAGCTTCTGTTAAAGGAGATTGGGCTGCCTTGTGCATCCAGGACAGGGTGCCCGCTTTTATTTACAAGCTGCACAGTCTCAGGATCATTTTGAACAACGGACAAATAGAAAGCACCATCTCTAGTGTAGCGGGTCTCTCCTTCTGCATTTACTTGAAAAAATTGATACGGCTTAGTCAAAGCAAAATCCAGCTTTCGTCCTGATTCTTTCAAGCTGCCCTGTGCTTGAAACAAACGTTCGTTTAACACTGCTCCCGTTCCTAGTCTGAGTCCTTCTGGAGTAAGCCTGTTTTCTGTTACTTGATTATTTTCTTCCTGCACTTGCTCTAGCTCTTGCCTCATGAGTTCAGAAAAGCTTGTATTTTTGCTTTTGTATCCAGCTGTATCTATATTAGACATATTATGCCCAATGATATTCATTTGCTTCTGAAGCTCATTCATTGTATTGGATGCATTGACCATTGATCTGAGCATTTTTGTTCCTCCGCTTCATAAACCTTGTTTCATTCGGTGCAAATTATCCGATTTTACCAATTTCATTAACAGCTTTGTCCATGCTTTTATCGTAAGCTTGAATCACCTTTTGGTTCGCTTCAAATGAACGATAGGCCATCGTCATATCTGTATAAGCCCTAGAGACATCAACATTGGAGAGCTCGATCACTCCTTGCTTGATGGAGTAGGCCGCCTCTCCAGTCCCTGCAGCACTTGGCAGCTCCTGATTATCCTCTGT
This window of the Bacillus gobiensis genome carries:
- a CDS encoding flagellar hook-basal body protein, with product MLRSMVNASNTMNELQKQMNIIGHNMSNIDTAGYKSKNTSFSELMRQELEQVQEENNQVTENRLTPEGLRLGTGAVLNERLFQAQGSLKESGRKLDFALTKPYQFFQVNAEGETRYTRDGAFYLSVVQNDPETVQLVNKSGHPVLDAQGSPISFNRSYKELNVNENGGLTVVPQDAGVTEQFDLGVATVTKPQALKEEGGNLFSIDPAEGDAFINLNGAGRDVSIKQGALEMSNVDHMEEMTDLMTSQRSYEMNARAVTLGDQMLGLINGVR
- a CDS encoding DNA-directed RNA polymerase subunit beta — encoded protein: MSPNSEVQVNTRYKRRKAAKTKEKKPTIWNVRVRLIPIWLRLILVAFFMVLALIGGWIVGYSVIGDGNAGDALKWDTFQHLYDLVNKKVD
- the fabZ gene encoding 3-hydroxyacyl-ACP dehydratase FabZ, with the translated sequence MLDIQQIKEIIPHRYPFLLVDRITEIEEGKRAVGYKNVSANEEFFNGHFPDYPVMPGVLIVEALAQVGAVAMLIKEENKGRLAFFTGIDNCRFKKQVKPGDQLHLEVEMTRVRGPIGKGKGVATVDGEIVCETEIMFALGDKEN
- the mscL gene encoding large conductance mechanosensitive channel protein MscL is translated as MWKEFKAFAIKGNIIDLAIAVIIGSAFSKIVTSLVNDIIMPVVLLLIGRVDFSSLTYYDIKYGAFIQTVVNFFIVAFSIFIVIRYVLRHKKKEEVKETPVDPQEELLREIRDLLKNERERT